From Psychroflexus torquis ATCC 700755, the proteins below share one genomic window:
- the murD gene encoding UDP-N-acetylmuramoyl-L-alanine--D-glutamate ligase → MEKLIVMGGGESGVGAAILGKDKSYDVFLSDFSKLKPKFKAKLQKEEIDFEEGGHTVSRLQEADLIVKSPGISDDLEVIKNLRESGIKIVSEIEFASWFTGANIIGITGSNGKTTVTNMVYHILKNAGLSVSMAGNVGFSFAEQVARQSFHNYVLELSSFQLDGVEDFRPHIAILTSITPDHLDRYHDNFQEYIQAKFKITKNQTKDDFLIYNKDDKVIVNWLEKNTVKAQLIPFTNTTIMTDLSAFIENNKINIKLNHNLFTMSVNDLSVKGDHNTRNAMAASTAARLLKIRKQTIRESMESFQGVEHRLEQLGKINKVAFINDSKATNINATFYALDSMTAPTVWIVGGVDKGNVYEDLLPLVNEKVKAIVCLGIDNQKIYNSFSNCVDTIIESSNMTDAVAKAYGLTEDNDAVLLSPACASFDLFENYEDRGRQFKEAIQYLKK, encoded by the coding sequence ATGGAAAAGCTGATTGTTATGGGGGGAGGAGAAAGTGGAGTAGGCGCAGCCATTCTGGGAAAAGATAAATCCTATGATGTGTTTTTGTCTGATTTTTCAAAGCTAAAGCCAAAATTCAAAGCCAAACTCCAAAAAGAGGAGATCGATTTTGAAGAAGGGGGACATACTGTTTCTAGATTACAAGAGGCAGATCTTATTGTAAAAAGCCCCGGTATTTCAGATGATCTTGAGGTGATCAAAAATCTTCGTGAAAGCGGCATAAAGATAGTCTCAGAAATTGAATTTGCGTCTTGGTTCACAGGGGCTAATATTATTGGGATTACAGGCTCCAATGGAAAAACCACAGTAACCAATATGGTGTATCATATATTAAAGAATGCAGGTTTATCTGTCTCCATGGCTGGGAATGTGGGGTTTAGTTTTGCTGAACAGGTAGCTAGGCAAAGTTTTCATAATTATGTTTTGGAGTTGAGTAGTTTTCAGTTGGACGGCGTAGAAGATTTTAGACCTCACATCGCTATTTTAACCAGTATTACACCAGATCATTTAGATCGTTATCATGACAATTTCCAAGAATATATTCAGGCGAAATTCAAAATCACAAAAAATCAAACTAAAGATGATTTCCTTATTTACAATAAAGATGATAAGGTGATTGTGAATTGGCTAGAAAAAAATACAGTAAAAGCACAGTTAATACCTTTTACCAATACAACGATAATGACTGACCTGTCTGCTTTTATAGAGAACAATAAAATAAATATAAAACTTAACCATAACTTATTTACTATGTCTGTTAATGATTTATCTGTAAAAGGGGACCACAATACTAGAAATGCAATGGCGGCATCAACGGCAGCAAGATTATTAAAAATAAGAAAGCAGACTATCCGAGAAAGTATGGAAAGCTTTCAGGGTGTCGAACACAGGCTAGAGCAATTAGGAAAAATAAATAAGGTGGCTTTTATTAATGATTCTAAAGCGACCAATATTAATGCTACGTTTTATGCTTTGGATAGTATGACAGCACCTACAGTCTGGATTGTTGGAGGAGTAGATAAGGGTAATGTCTATGAAGACTTATTACCTCTAGTCAATGAAAAAGTAAAAGCTATTGTATGCTTAGGAATAGACAATCAGAAAATATACAATTCCTTTAGCAATTGTGTAGATACAATCATCGAATCTTCAAACATGACTGATGCTGTCGCAAAAGCTTATGGATTGACAGAGGATAATGATGCAGTGCTTTTATCTCCTGCCTGTGCTAGTTTTGATCTATTTGAAAATTACGAAGACAGAGGAAGACAATTTAAAGAAGCGATTCAATACCTAAAAAAATAA
- a CDS encoding FtsW/RodA/SpoVE family cell cycle protein — protein sequence MSTSKGLTDFLKSIKGDRMLWSVAALLAIFSFIPVYSASSNLAYLNGASGSTFAYLVKHFIHLVLGFSILYATHKIPYHYFRGLSIILLPIVIVLLIVTLLQGTTMQGANASRWIQVPIVNFSFQTSTLASVVLLIYVARYLSKIKDTEYTFKETILPLWVPVFLVVGLILPANLSTAAIIFFIVLILTFVGGYTMKYTGAIVGIGMLSLVLFGLTAKAFPDLFPNRVDTWISRIETFTQDEQTKEQYQVEKAKIAIATGGITGNGIGKSVQRNFLPQSSSDFIYAIIVEEMGMVGGIGVILAYLFMLYRIAIIVTKSETAYGRLLVIAAGIPIIFQAFVNIAVAVEFLPVTGQTLPLVGSGGTSIWMTCLSLGIVISVSANNEVRSIAEAKEKEREDNQAIENPLEVLSETI from the coding sequence ATGTCGACAAGCAAAGGACTGACAGATTTTTTGAAAAGTATTAAAGGCGATAGGATGTTATGGTCCGTGGCTGCGCTTTTAGCTATTTTCTCCTTCATTCCTGTGTACAGTGCTTCTAGTAACTTAGCTTATCTCAACGGTGCGAGTGGAAGTACCTTTGCTTATTTGGTAAAACATTTTATCCATTTGGTATTAGGATTTTCAATCCTGTATGCCACCCATAAAATACCTTATCACTATTTCAGAGGCTTGTCTATTATTCTTTTACCTATTGTTATTGTATTATTAATTGTGACCCTTCTACAAGGAACAACGATGCAGGGAGCTAATGCAAGTCGCTGGATACAAGTCCCTATTGTTAACTTTTCCTTCCAGACTTCAACTTTAGCTTCAGTGGTTTTGCTGATTTATGTCGCGAGGTATTTGTCAAAAATTAAAGATACCGAATACACCTTTAAAGAAACGATCCTCCCGCTGTGGGTTCCCGTATTTTTAGTGGTAGGACTTATTTTACCTGCAAATTTATCAACAGCTGCTATTATTTTTTTTATAGTTCTAATCCTCACTTTTGTAGGAGGTTATACCATGAAATATACAGGGGCTATTGTTGGTATTGGGATGCTTAGTCTGGTTTTATTTGGACTTACTGCCAAAGCTTTTCCAGATTTATTTCCAAATAGAGTAGATACATGGATAAGTCGAATTGAAACATTCACCCAAGACGAACAAACCAAAGAACAATATCAAGTCGAGAAGGCCAAAATAGCCATTGCGACGGGAGGGATTACTGGAAATGGTATTGGTAAAAGTGTGCAGCGTAATTTTTTACCACAATCCTCTTCAGATTTTATTTATGCCATTATAGTAGAAGAAATGGGAATGGTAGGTGGAATAGGAGTCATCTTAGCTTACTTATTTATGCTATATAGAATAGCTATTATCGTTACAAAATCAGAAACAGCCTACGGCAGGTTATTGGTGATTGCTGCGGGTATTCCTATTATTTTTCAGGCTTTTGTAAACATAGCCGTAGCGGTTGAGTTTTTACCAGTGACAGGTCAAACCCTACCACTGGTGGGGAGTGGAGGAACATCCATTTGGATGACGTGCTTATCTCTAGGGATTGTCATTAGCGTAAGTGCAAATAACGAAGTTAGATCAATAGCTGAAGCCAAAGAGAAGGAGAGAGAAGATAATCAAGCGATAGAAAACCCATTAGAAGTCTTAAGCGAAACGATATGA
- the murG gene encoding undecaprenyldiphospho-muramoylpentapeptide beta-N-acetylglucosaminyltransferase codes for MSAKRYMISGGGTGGHIYPAIAIAEELKFRFPDAEFLFVGAKEKMEMTKVPEAGFKIEGLWISGIQRKLSLGNLLFPLKLINSMLKSRALIKAFKPNVVIGTGGFASGPLLKTASLLKIPTLIQEQNAYAGVTNKWLASQADSICVAYESMDRFFPKQKLIFSGNPVRKDLLDITNKKDLGLQHFQLDPSKKTLLVIGGSLGSQRINELISNRLELFKAEDLQVIWQCGKIYFDRYTSLNSNTVKVEKFISKMDLAYASADIIISRAGAGAVSELSLAGKPVIFIPSPNVAEDHQTKNAKSIEDKEAAIMLKESDLEKHFESVFKDLISSEQLQDKLSQNILKLAKPNATKTIVDQIERIENKSK; via the coding sequence ATGAGTGCGAAGAGATATATGATTTCAGGAGGAGGAACGGGTGGACATATCTATCCGGCTATCGCTATTGCAGAAGAATTAAAATTTAGATTTCCAGATGCCGAGTTTTTATTTGTTGGAGCTAAAGAAAAAATGGAAATGACTAAAGTTCCTGAAGCAGGTTTCAAAATTGAGGGACTTTGGATATCGGGGATTCAGCGGAAACTGAGTCTTGGTAACCTTTTGTTTCCTTTAAAGTTGATTAATTCTATGTTGAAATCTAGAGCTTTGATAAAAGCATTTAAGCCAAATGTCGTGATAGGAACTGGAGGATTTGCTAGTGGGCCACTACTAAAAACGGCTTCACTATTAAAAATTCCAACCCTTATTCAAGAGCAAAATGCGTATGCTGGAGTAACCAATAAATGGTTAGCTAGTCAAGCTGATTCTATTTGTGTAGCTTACGAAAGCATGGATCGTTTTTTCCCTAAACAAAAACTTATTTTTTCAGGAAATCCAGTTCGAAAGGATTTGCTGGATATCACAAACAAGAAGGACTTGGGACTACAGCACTTTCAACTTGATCCCTCAAAAAAGACACTTCTAGTGATAGGAGGGAGTTTAGGTTCTCAAAGAATCAATGAGTTGATATCGAATCGATTGGAGCTATTTAAAGCGGAAGATCTTCAAGTGATCTGGCAATGTGGTAAGATCTATTTTGATCGATACACCTCTCTAAATTCCAACACTGTAAAAGTTGAAAAATTTATCTCTAAAATGGACTTGGCCTATGCTTCTGCAGATATCATTATTTCAAGAGCTGGTGCAGGTGCCGTGAGTGAATTGAGTCTAGCAGGAAAGCCAGTGATCTTTATTCCTTCGCCAAATGTAGCTGAAGACCATCAAACTAAAAATGCGAAATCTATAGAAGATAAAGAGGCGGCGATAATGCTAAAAGAAAGTGATTTGGAAAAGCATTTTGAATCTGTATTTAAAGATTTAATCTCTAGTGAACAGCTTCAAGATAAGCTATCTCAAAATATTTTGAAATTAGCAAAACCCAATGCGACAAAGACTATTGTAGACCAAATTGAACGCATAGAAAATAAAAGTAAATGA